A region from the Stygiolobus caldivivus genome encodes:
- a CDS encoding type II toxin-antitoxin system CcdA family antitoxin: MLEEAKRYGVDVSEVLRNALEEEVKREEEEEARGAAIRIANELKVSREEVARLIGEDRER, from the coding sequence GTGTTGGAGGAGGCCAAGAGGTATGGCGTCGATGTGTCTGAAGTATTGAGGAACGCGTTAGAAGAGGAGGTCAAAAGGGAGGAGGAAGAAGAGGCTAGAGGGGCCGCGATTAGGATAGCTAACGAGTTAAAGGTCTCAAGGGAGGAGGTAGCTAGGCTGATAGGGGAGGACAGGGAGAGATGA
- a CDS encoding winged helix-turn-helix transcriptional regulator: MLLDRVKTLVLVFLYIRGPLSFTELLNMINDVNNIEKKERITKGNLDSHIKILLREGLVERKESFYFITGKKVIYKITERGKEELFNTIKELQYLNELIKKDDKK; the protein is encoded by the coding sequence TTGCTATTAGATAGGGTTAAGACCCTCGTGCTCGTGTTCCTTTATATAAGGGGCCCCCTCTCGTTTACCGAGTTATTAAATATGATTAACGACGTGAATAACATCGAAAAAAAGGAGAGGATAACTAAAGGGAACTTGGACTCGCACATTAAGATATTGTTAAGGGAAGGCTTAGTGGAACGTAAGGAGAGCTTTTATTTTATCACCGGGAAAAAGGTAATTTACAAAATAACCGAAAGGGGTAAGGAGGAGTTATTTAATACTATTAAGGAGCTACAATATTTGAACGAATTAATAAAAAAAGATGATAAAAAGTAA